The Rhipicephalus sanguineus isolate Rsan-2018 chromosome 7, BIME_Rsan_1.4, whole genome shotgun sequence genome includes a window with the following:
- the LOC119398538 gene encoding juvenile hormone acid O-methyltransferase-like, whose product MTLSNLSKGSYEDTRCDPGFYARNNEDQRHLNLKALDMVEKDLEHRYDRTLHFLDLGCGTGDFTCQCLLPRCPPCASIVAVDCSEEMLSYARQTFSHPRIQYDRLDISGNVADFAAKYGTFDRIYSFFCLNWVRDQHQAMKNVSSLLSSGGECVLVFPAWSRSRVPWTKLARLDRWRRHKEAYVDVAAGDTARPALKKSPAECTGS is encoded by the exons ATGACTCTCTCAAACCTAAGCAAAGGCAGTTACGAAGATACTAGATGCGATCCCGGTTTCTACGCGAGGAACAACGAGGACCAGCGTCATTTGAACCTCAAGGCGTTGGACATGGTAGAGAAGGACTTAGAACACAGGTACGACAGAACCTTGCATTTCTTGGACCTCGGCTGCGGTACGGGAGACTTCACGTGTCAGTGCCTCCTACCAAGATGCCCACCTTGCGCAAGCATCGTCGCTGTCGACTGCTCGGAGGAGATGCTCTCGTACGCTCGCCAAACGTTCTCTCATCCTCGCATCCAGTACGACCGTCTGGACATTAGTGGCAATGTCGCCGACTTTGCGGCCAAGTACGGCACCTTCGATCGTATCTACTCCTTCTTCTGTCTTAACTGGGTTCGAGACCAGCACCAAGCAATGAAAAACGTGTCCAGCCTTCTGTCGTCTGGCGGAGAGTGTGTTCTCGTCTTCCCAGCCTGGTCCCGGTCGCGGGTGCCTTGGACGAAGCTCGCGCGTCTCGATCGTTGGCGCAGGCATAAGGAA GCGTACGTCGACGTCGCCGCCGGAGACACCGCCCGGCCCGCTCTGAAGAAGTCTCCTGCTGAATGCACTGGGAGTTGA